A window from Citrus sinensis cultivar Valencia sweet orange chromosome 3, DVS_A1.0, whole genome shotgun sequence encodes these proteins:
- the LOC102615110 gene encoding probable disease resistance protein At5g66900, translated as MAAAFVGGALLGAVFGELLKAVSEEKDKAVTFKDRLEQLESTLRNSIPWIEEIEKLNQVLDRPKQETENLVRMMEQVEQLVRKCSKVKWNCFKRYVYAKKIIKLDTSISDFFRTSLPLQHARDGKLIMVEVKEIHTMVRRMSGNGNINGWMSNQVGDCCSAPDPPVISPGLDVPLKELKMELFKDGRQFIVVSAPGGYGKTTLVQRLCKDDQVQGKFKDDIFYVTVSKNPNVKAIVQKVLHHKGYPVPEFQTDEAAINDLERFFKQMRIEAILLVLDDVWPGSESLLQKLGFQLPDYKILVTSRSEFPQFGSVHYLKPLTYEAARTLFLHSANLQDGNSYIPDENIVSKILRACKGCPLALKVVGGSLCGKQEVFWQRMVKECSRGESVFQSKNDILDCLGSSLDVLNNEVKECYLDLCSFPEDQRIPITALIDMWMELYELVDDVFAITNLHELSSQNLVDRVVTRKTAGDYGCYNDDFVMQHDLLRELTICRSKSEPINQRKRLVVEISGNNFPKWWMDQKQHPNNASLLSISTDETFSSNWPDMQGPEVKVVVLNIRTKKYILPDFLQKMDELKVLIVTNYGFSPVELNNFRVLSALSKLKKIRLEHVSLPNSLATVRMNHLQKVSLVMCNVGQVFRNSTFRISDAFPNLLEMDIDYCNDLIELPDGLCDIVSMEKLRITNCHRLSALPEGIGKLVNLQTLTLAACTELSALPDTIGNLSRLNFLDISECLNIRKFPARFGELCCLKTLCVIGCPISEVPSTNLDNLQVVICDEDTAEQLAYFPPGRARIEVIQEDSNLNFLH; from the exons ATGGCTGCTGCATTTGTTGGAGGAGCTCTCCTCGGAGCAGTATTTGGAGAGCTGCTAAAAGCAGTTTCAGAGGAAAAAGACAAAGCAGTCACGTTTAAGGATCGGTTGGAGCAACTGGAATCCACTTTACGAAATTCAATTCCGTGGATCGAAGAAATAGAGAAGCTGAACCAAGTGTTAGATCGGCCAAAGCAGGAAACAGAAAATTTAGTTCGGATGATGGAGCAAGTGGAGCAGCTGGTGCGTAAATGCTCAAAAGTGAAGTGGAATTGCTTCAAGAGATATGTTTATGCTAAAAAGATCATCAAGTTGGATACATCCATCAGTGACTTCTTTCGGACGAGTCTTCCTCTGCAACATGCAAGAGACGGCAAGTTGATTATGGTTGAGGTAAAAGAGATTCACACGATGGTGAGAAGAATGAGCGGTAATGGAAATATCAATGGTTGGATGTCTAATCAGGTCGGAGATTGCTGCTCGGCGCCTGATCCTCCGGTGATTTCTCCAGGATTGGATGTTCCATTGAAGGAGTTAAAGATGGAGCTGTTCAAGGATGGAAGGCAATTCATTGTGGTCTCGGCTCCTGGAGGATATGGCAAGACCACATTGGTCCAAAGACTTTGCAAAGATGATCAAGTTCAAG GAAAATTCAAGGACGACATTTTCTATGTTACTGTTTCCAAAAACCCCAATGTGAAGGCCATTGTACAGAAAGTACTCCACCATAAGGGTTACCCTGTGCCCGAGTTTCAAACAGATGAAGCTGCAATCAATGACTTGGAGCGATTTTTTAAGCAAATGAGAATAGAGGCTATACTGTTGGTCCTCGATGATGTCTGGCCCGGGTCAGAATCCCTGCTCCAGAAGTTGGGGTTCCAGTTACCCGACTACAAGATTTTGGTGACCTCAAGGTCTGAATTCCCACAATTTGGTTCTGTGCATTATTTGAAACCATTGACTTATGAAGCTGCCAGGACTCTTTTTCTTCACTCAGCAAACCTACAAGATGGAAACTCGTACATTCCAGATGAAAATATCGTCAGTAAG ATATTGAGAGCCTGTAAGGGATGTCCTTTGGCCCTTAAAGTGGTCGGTGGATCGCTCTGTGGGAAGCAGGAAGTATTCTGGCAAAGAATGGTGAAGGAATGTTCTCGGGGTGAATCTGTTTTCCAATCAAAAAATGACATACTTGATTGTCTCGGAAGCAGCTTGGATGTCTTAAATAATGAGGTCAAGGAATGTTATTTGGACCTGTGTTCCTTTCCTGAGGACCAAAGGATTCCTATCACTGCACTCATTGACATGTGGATGGAATTATATGAACTGGTTGACGACGTATTTGCCATCACCAACCTTCATGAACTATCTAGCCAAAATCTGGTTGATAGGGTGGTCACAAG GAAAACTGCCGGTGACTACGGCTGCTACAATGACGACTTTGTGATGCAGCATGATCTTCTCCGAGAATTGACTATCTGTCGGAGCAAGTCAGAGCCCATAAATCAGAGAAAACGACTCGTTGTAGAAATAAGCGGAAACAATTTTCCCAAATGGTGGATGGATCAAAAGCAGCACCCCAATAATGCCAGCCTCTTGTCAATCTCAACAG ATGAAACATTCTCATCGAACTGGCCTGACATGCAAGGACCCGAAGTCAAGGTTGTGGTTCTAAACATTCGGACAAAGAAGTACATCCTTCCAGATTTCCTGCAGAAGATGGATGAACTGAAGGTCTTGATAGTCACAAATTACGGATTCTCCCCTGTAGAATTAAATAACTTCCGAGTTCTCAGCGCTTTAtccaaattaaagaaaatcagatTGGAGCATGTTTCTCTTCCTAATTCCCTGGCCACCGTACGAATGAATCATCTGCAAAAAGTATCCTTGGTTATGTGCAATGTTGGTCAGGTTTTTCGGAATTCAACCTTTCGAATTTCTGATGCTTTTCCAAATCTCTTGGAGATGGACATTGATTACTGCAATGATCTCATAGAATTGCCAGATGGGTTATGTGACATTGTGTCCATGGAGAAGCTCCGGATCACCAATTGCCATAGGCTTTCTGCACTACCTGAGGGGATTGGTAAGCTTGTGAACTTACAAACGCTAACGCTTGCTGCATGCACCGAACTGTCAGCTTTGCCCGACACGATTGGAAACCTGTCCCGTTTGAACTTTCTGGACATATCCGAATGTCTGAACATCCGAAAATTTCCAGCACGGTTTGGTGAGTTGTGCTGTTTAAAGACACTTTGCGTGATTGGGTGCCCGATTTCGGAGGTGCCCTCAACGAATCTTGACAATTTACAAGTTGTGATATGTGATGAAGACACAGCCGAGCAATTGGCATACTTCCCGCCCGGACGTGCAAGGATTGAAGTGATTCAAGAAGATTCCAActtaaattttcttcattag